In the genome of Danio rerio strain Tuebingen ecotype United States chromosome 23, GRCz12tu, whole genome shotgun sequence, one region contains:
- the vgll4a gene encoding transcription cofactor vestigial-like protein 4 isoform X1 — protein MDILINEIINKMNNNISGLQCNLYGEDGSEASRVPVLDSECPPVSPTKRKHHENKDSDKGQMNKMRCLFASHLTNPNESTANQESWNVSSHGHSGLSGLHSHHVFAPFPIFAFDRPFEMNQQSLHPTSSMLPTPGTTTKQQQNRPSVITCAPASNRPCSLSSCHMSPDSCTSGSANKTNANNVCDPVIEEHFHRSLGDIYKEALPISNSVSTTGSVDDHFTKALGDAWLQIKAKGNSGTAPNHVVSKTAASTSLDSEASIYHHTVVSISDIFWENWTLCTSDQKRKGSSRLLPVQKTQKPGPIMV, from the exons ATGGATATTTTGATCAATGAAATCATCaataaaatgaacaataacaTCAGCGGGCTGCAATGTAATCTATATGGCGAAG ATGGTTCAGAAGCATCTAGGGTCCCGGTGCTTGACTCAGAATGTCCACCTGTGAGCCCAACCAAGAGAAAACACCATGAAAACAAAGACTCCGACAAaggacaaatgaacaaaatgagaTGTTTATTTGCATCACATCT GACAAATCCAAATGAAAGCACCGCAAATCAAGAGTCATGGAATGTCAGTTCACATGGACACAGTGGTCTGAGTGGTCTCCATAGCCATCATGTATTTGCACCTTTCCCCATTTTTGCGTTTGACCGACCCTTTGAGATGAACCAACAAAGCTTACATCCTACTAGTAGCATGCTTCCTACACCCGGTACCACCACAAAACAGCAACAG aatCGTCCATCTGTAATCACCTGTGCACCTGCCAGCAACCGGCCTTGCAGCCTGTCCAGTTGCCACATGTCCCCTGATAGCTGCACATCTGGATCCGCCAACAAGACCAACG CAAACAATGTGTGTGACCCTGTAATTGAGGAGCATTTCCATCGCAGTCTGGGGGACATCTATAAGGAGGCCTTGCCTATTTCGAACTCTGTGTCCACAACAGGCTCAGTTGATGACCACTTCACTAAAGCACTGGGGGACGCCTGGTTACAGATCAAAGCCAAAGGCAATAGTGGAACAGCACCCAATCATGTTG tgtccaaaacCGCAGCGTCAACTTCTCTGGACTCTGAGGCATCTATTTACCATCACACAGTGGTCAGTATTTCAGACATTTTTTGGGAGAATTGGACACTGTGTACTTCagaccaaaaaagaaaaggatcatccagactgttaccagtcCAAAAAACCCAAAAGCCAGGGCCTATTATGGTGTAG
- the vgll4a gene encoding transcription cofactor vestigial-like protein 4 isoform X3, whose protein sequence is MDILINEIINKMNNNISGLQCNLYGEDGSEASRVPVLDSECPPVSPTKRKHHENKDSDKGQMNKMRCLFASHLTNPNESTANQESWNVSSHGHSGLSGLHSHHVFAPFPIFAFDRPFEMNQQSLHPTSSMLPTPGTTTKQQQNRPSVITCAPASNRPCSLSSCHMSPDSCTSGSANKTNANNVCDPVIEEHFHRSLGDIYKEALPISNSVSTTGSVDDHFTKALGDAWLQIKAKGNSGTAPNHVADALPAATHL, encoded by the exons ATGGATATTTTGATCAATGAAATCATCaataaaatgaacaataacaTCAGCGGGCTGCAATGTAATCTATATGGCGAAG ATGGTTCAGAAGCATCTAGGGTCCCGGTGCTTGACTCAGAATGTCCACCTGTGAGCCCAACCAAGAGAAAACACCATGAAAACAAAGACTCCGACAAaggacaaatgaacaaaatgagaTGTTTATTTGCATCACATCT GACAAATCCAAATGAAAGCACCGCAAATCAAGAGTCATGGAATGTCAGTTCACATGGACACAGTGGTCTGAGTGGTCTCCATAGCCATCATGTATTTGCACCTTTCCCCATTTTTGCGTTTGACCGACCCTTTGAGATGAACCAACAAAGCTTACATCCTACTAGTAGCATGCTTCCTACACCCGGTACCACCACAAAACAGCAACAG aatCGTCCATCTGTAATCACCTGTGCACCTGCCAGCAACCGGCCTTGCAGCCTGTCCAGTTGCCACATGTCCCCTGATAGCTGCACATCTGGATCCGCCAACAAGACCAACG CAAACAATGTGTGTGACCCTGTAATTGAGGAGCATTTCCATCGCAGTCTGGGGGACATCTATAAGGAGGCCTTGCCTATTTCGAACTCTGTGTCCACAACAGGCTCAGTTGATGACCACTTCACTAAAGCACTGGGGGACGCCTGGTTACAGATCAAAGCCAAAGGCAATAGTGGAACAGCACCCAATCATGTTG cagatgcccttccagccgcaacccatctctag
- the vgll4a gene encoding transcription cofactor vestigial-like protein 4 isoform X2: protein MDILINEIINKMNNNISGLQCNLYGEDGSEASRVPVLDSECPPVSPTKRKHHENKDSDKGQMNKMRCLFASHLTNPNESTANQESWNVSSHGHSGLSGLHSHHVFAPFPIFAFDRPFEMNQQSLHPTSSMLPTPGTTTKQQQNRPSVITCAPASNRPCSLSSCHMSPDSCTSGSANKTNANNVCDPVIEEHFHRSLGDIYKEALPISNSVSTTGSVDDHFTKALGDAWLQIKAKGNSGTAPNHVGTTVLTLADLKHPPAPVYFCF from the exons ATGGATATTTTGATCAATGAAATCATCaataaaatgaacaataacaTCAGCGGGCTGCAATGTAATCTATATGGCGAAG ATGGTTCAGAAGCATCTAGGGTCCCGGTGCTTGACTCAGAATGTCCACCTGTGAGCCCAACCAAGAGAAAACACCATGAAAACAAAGACTCCGACAAaggacaaatgaacaaaatgagaTGTTTATTTGCATCACATCT GACAAATCCAAATGAAAGCACCGCAAATCAAGAGTCATGGAATGTCAGTTCACATGGACACAGTGGTCTGAGTGGTCTCCATAGCCATCATGTATTTGCACCTTTCCCCATTTTTGCGTTTGACCGACCCTTTGAGATGAACCAACAAAGCTTACATCCTACTAGTAGCATGCTTCCTACACCCGGTACCACCACAAAACAGCAACAG aatCGTCCATCTGTAATCACCTGTGCACCTGCCAGCAACCGGCCTTGCAGCCTGTCCAGTTGCCACATGTCCCCTGATAGCTGCACATCTGGATCCGCCAACAAGACCAACG CAAACAATGTGTGTGACCCTGTAATTGAGGAGCATTTCCATCGCAGTCTGGGGGACATCTATAAGGAGGCCTTGCCTATTTCGAACTCTGTGTCCACAACAGGCTCAGTTGATGACCACTTCACTAAAGCACTGGGGGACGCCTGGTTACAGATCAAAGCCAAAGGCAATAGTGGAACAGCACCCAATCATGTTG